In one Candidatus Polarisedimenticolia bacterium genomic region, the following are encoded:
- a CDS encoding ABC transporter permease, with protein MVGFVNDALEHVGGISLLARDTVRQGFRRPREWRNLVEQIHHLGVGSAPIVLTTALFTGMVLALQTAASWAAFGKLLIGDVVSLSIVRELGPVLSALMIGGRVGAGITAEIGTMKVTEQIDAIRALAADPVKKLVFPKVLATTFMLPVLTILGDFVGIVGGWMIACSELGQTSDFYLKHVRTALNVNDIFSGIGKTVFFGLFISTIACYNGMRTSGGADGVGRATTQTVVSASIAVLISDFFLTKLFLIF; from the coding sequence ATGGTCGGCTTCGTGAATGACGCGCTGGAACATGTCGGCGGAATCAGCTTGCTGGCCCGCGACACGGTGCGCCAGGGCTTCCGCCGCCCCAGGGAATGGCGCAACCTGGTGGAGCAGATTCACCACCTGGGTGTCGGGTCGGCTCCCATCGTTCTGACCACGGCCTTGTTCACCGGAATGGTCCTCGCGCTGCAGACGGCGGCCTCCTGGGCCGCCTTCGGCAAGCTTCTTATCGGCGACGTCGTCTCGCTTTCGATCGTCCGCGAGCTCGGGCCGGTACTCTCGGCCCTGATGATTGGAGGCCGGGTGGGCGCCGGTATCACCGCCGAGATCGGCACGATGAAAGTGACCGAGCAGATCGACGCGATCCGGGCGCTGGCGGCCGATCCGGTCAAGAAGCTGGTATTTCCGAAGGTCCTGGCGACCACCTTCATGCTCCCGGTCCTCACGATCCTGGGGGATTTCGTCGGCATCGTGGGGGGATGGATGATTGCCTGCTCCGAGCTGGGGCAGACCTCGGATTTCTACCTCAAGCACGTGCGCACGGCGCTGAACGTCAACGACATCTTCAGCGGCATCGGCAAGACGGTGTTCTTCGGGCTGTTCATCTCGACGATCGCCTGTTACAACGGGATGCGCACGTCGGGCGGCGCCGACGGCGTGGGGCGGGCCACCACGCAGACGGTGGTGTCGGCGTCGATTGCGGTGCTCATCTCGGATTTCTTCCTGACCAAGCTCTTCCTGATCTTCTAG